The genomic stretch GGTATTCAGAAAGTGAATCGTGGAAAGGCAAAGCCTCACTCATCCGTTGGTCTGTATTTTTCCTCCCATTTTTCCGCCCAGTTCATATCAGGAGGCCAATCTGCGGGTAGCGGATTATCGAATACGTTCAACAACCCTCCCAAATGCTTGCTGTGCGCCTCGGCAATCGTTCTGACATGTTCACGGAAAAACCACGTTCTATTTTCTTCGCAAGCGATCAGCACCACCATCATTTCATAACGGTCCAGTAACTCTGACAACTCTTTACCCTTGTCGGCTATATTTGAATATAGGCGAGCAATAATCGCTACTCTGTGCAACACAAGCATCGCGTTTTGGTATCTGTCCACAGAAATCATGGTTTCACTTTCCAAATTTAATCTCAACTGACTTAATGTGTACGCCATCGCTTCCAGATATGACTTTTATTTCCGGTAATTTTTCTCCATTCTTTGTCTTTTGCACGAGTTCTGAAAATCTGATTATTTTATTTTCATTGGACAGATTAATGGATTCCTTTGGTGAAAGCAGTTTTTTTATCGGAATCTCTTTTATCTCGATATGAACTCCATTTTCATATACCTCTGCTCGAATTGATTGTTTTCCTGTTAAATCTGCAGCCTTCGACTGCCTAACCCCATCTAGAACTGAATATGTATCTGGTTGAAGTTTTGGAGATGTTATTGTTGGTATCTCGAGCTTATTTGATGGCGCTGCATCGACTTTGTTAACTTTACTTGCTTTGCTGCCTGCCTTCGCCGCATCCCCGCCGGGAATAATTGCCACGCCTGCCAAGGCCAGCATCGCTGCTGTTGAAGCATTGGGGTTCTCCAAAAAAGCGTCAATGGCCGCTTTGGCCTCTTTTATATCGATGGCTTGACCGGCGATCGGGACGAATCCGATCCAAATTTCCCCGGCCATTCCCCAGCCGCCCAGATCTACTCCCTCGGGCGCTCCGCCCGTTACGCCCCATAACAGCTTTTCAGTTTCGGTCAGCTCTTCTTCGCCTCGCAGGTTGATTTTATCATGCCACCTTAAAAACTCTGCTCGAGCGGCGTTCAACCCATCCTGCCCGCCGTGATACCATTGGAGGTATTCATGGAACCGTTTTGTCCATCCGGTTTGAGCCAAATAAATAAGGAAATCTTCCTGCTGATCGAAGCCATTGAATTGAAACATCCCTTCAAAAAGGCGCGGCAAATAGTTTGGGCCGGCACGGGATCCAATCCCGGAATTCACCCCATCACCAAACACCGGTTCCACACCGAGCATGCCATCCATGAATGCCATGAAGGCGGCAAACTCCACTAAGTCAGCCGTGTATTGCCCGGTGTCATCCCCCGGCATTAGGAACTTGGGATCCGGCTGGAAACTGGGGTAGTGGTTGACCCATTGTAATTCTCCCAAAACCAACGCCTTGGGTTGTGCGGTGGACAACTCGTACAGATAACGATCCAGCGCGTCCGTGTCCTGCTCGTACAGGGCTTCCCAATTCGGCCCACTATATAGCGGAATGATCACCGGATAGAACTCGGAGGTGATGTTGCTCCCCCTCAAATCCGCCTTGGCGGCAAAGGAAGAGGTGGGGGCAAGGACGAGAAAGGTCGATAGAAGGAGAAACAGCTGTTTCATCTCGTGCAATAGAGAGCACAAACCGGCTCAATCGGTCAAGCGGTTTGGCGTGTGTGGGCGGGAACGGTGGAGAAAAAAGGTGCAAACGATTCGGAAAGGCCGTGAAACAGGTGTGGAAAGGCCCTGAAAAACAGTTCATAAAAAGGTGTTTTTGCGTCGCTTTTTTGTGAATAGATTCACAGAATCGGGGGTCGAAAACAAACGCACAAAAGTGTCATAACAGCGCAACCAACCCAAACCAGATTTATGAGCAAGAAAACCGGATACCAATTCTGTGGCGGCAACGACCACGCCACCAACCCTAATCGACGTGACTTTTTGTCCGTAGGCGCCATGGGCGGCCTCGGGCTGGGGCTGACGCTGGGCGACTTCCTGTCGCTCGAAGCCAATGCCGCGGGTGAGGATTGGAGAGATGTGGCTAAGCAAAGCAAGCCGGGCAAGGCCAAAAACATCATCAACATTTTCCTGCCGGGCGGCTCGGCGCATCAGGAGTCGTGGGATCCCAAGTATCTTTCGCCGGCAGAATACCGCGGCCCGTTGGGCACGGTGAAGACGAACACCGGCGAACGGTTTTCGCAGAACCTGAAGAACACCGCCAAGGTGGCGGATAAAATTGCGGTCATTCGCTCGATGACCCACGGCGAAGCGGCGCACGAGCGGGGCACGCATAATATGATGACCGGCATCCGCCCCAGCCCGGCGGTGATTTTCCCGAGCATCGGCTCGATCGTCAGCCATGAGTTTGGCCCGCGCAAAAACTTGCCGCCTTACGTGGCCATCCCCAGCCAAAGCCGCAATGGCGGCACGGGTTATCTCGGCAGCGCCTACGGCCCCTTCAGCCTCGGCGCAGATCCGGGCAATGCCAATTTCCGCGTGCGGGATTTGGCGCTCCCCAACGGCATTGACGCCAGCCGATTTAGTAAACGCCGCGACATGCGTTCTATCGTCGACGGCCATTTCAGCGCGCTTGAAAAGAGCGATGCGTTGGCGGGTATGGACAGTTTTTATCAACGCGCCTACGCGATGATTTCCTCGCCGGAAGCGCGCGATGCGTTTGACCTGAATAAAGAACCGGCCAAGCTGCGCGACGAGTATGGGCGCAACACCGCCGGCGGCCGCTTCCTGTTGGCGCGGCGTTTGGTGGAGTCCGGCGTGCGAATGGTGAGCACCACCTACGGCGGCTGGGATCATCACAGCAATATCGCTGCGGCAAATGGCGGGCAAATGCCGGCATTCGATCAGGCCTTTGCGGCGCTGATCCGCGACCTCGACACGCGCGGGATGCTCGACGAAACATTGGTGCTGGTGACCAGTGAATTTGGACGGACCCCGAAAATCAACGCCACGGCGGGCCGCGATCACTGGCCAAAAGTGTTCAGCGTGGTGATGGCCGGCGGCGGCGTCAAAGGCGGCTACATTCACGGTATGTCCGATCCCACCGGTGCGGAGCCAGAGGAAGATCCCGTGCACGTGCCAGACTGGGCGGCCACGGTTTACTCGCTCATCGGCATCGATCCTCAACGTCGATTGGTGGGCCCGGGCAATCGCCCGATGCCGATCAATTACGACGGCGAAATCCTGAAGGAAGCGCTCACTTAAGCCGGGCGGCATCTCTGACAATCCACCTCGCCCGGGGCAATGTTTCGTAAGGAACTTTGCCCCGCGCGTTTACAAAACCAAAAGAATTAAAGAACTGAAGATTCACATAATGAAAACGATGAAGCACTGGATGTTGATGCTCGGGATGGCCGGGCTGGTTTGGAGCGCGGCGGCGGTGGATCCGCGATTGAGTTATCTTTCCCCCGGCGGGGTTCAACTGGGCAAAGAGACAGAGGTCACTTTCCGCGGCTTACGTCTTGCGAATGCTGAGGATATTTTCTTTTATCATTCGGGTGTGAAACTGGTGAAGATCACCGAAAAGAATGATCGCTTTGTAAAAGCACTCATCAAGACCGAGGCCAACTGCCCGCTCGGCGAGCACAAGGCGCGCGTTCGTACGCGCGGCGGCGTGACCGAGCTGCGCACGTTTTTCGTGGGGCCATTCCCGATGGTGACCAAGGTGACCCCCAAGGCCGGCGAAGGCCCACAGAAACTGCCGCTCAATTGCACTGTGGCCGGATCTGTAAGCGCGGAATCGGTGGATCGCTTTGCGGTGGACGTCAAAAAAGGCCAGCGTATTTCCGCTGAAGTGGAGAGCATCCGCCTGGGCCGTGGGTTTTATGATCCGTATGTGGCTATCGAGAACAGTAAAGGGTTTATCGTGGCGCGTTCGGACGATACCCCGCTGTTTGTGCAGGATTGTTTTGCGTCCGCTGTGGCAAAGGAAGACGATGTGTATACAATCGTGCTGCGCGAAACTTCGTACGGCGCGCTGGGCGGATATCGCCTTCACGTGGGCACGTTCCCAAGACCCACAGCGGTGTACCCCGCGGGCGGTCAGCAGGGTAAGGAATTGGAAGTGAAATTCATCGACAAGGTCGCCGGCGATTTCAAACAGAAATATGCCGCGCCCGAACCCAAATCGTTTGAGGCCACCTTCGGCCAGCAAGACCAGCCGTGCTTCCGTGACCTTGCGGTCTTCCCGCAAGCGGAAGGCGTCGTGGCACCGTCGGGCAACAAAGTGCGCGTGTCACCGTTCCCGAATGAACTTGAGGCCGAGCCGAACAATTCGGTTGGCGAAGCGCGCCTGATCGAGGCGCCGCTGCCGCTCGCGCTGAATGGCATCATCCAAGCCAAAGGCGACGAAGATTGGTTCCGGTTCACCGCCAAAAAAGGCCAACGCTACGACGTGCGCGTGTACGCCCGTAAATTGCGTTCACCCATCGACACGGTAATGTACATTTGCAACAAGGATGGCCGCACCCTCGCGAGCAATGATGACTCCGGCGGTCCGGATAGCTACATCAGCTGGACCGTTCCCGCCGATGGCGAGTACACCTTGCGCATCCGCGACCATCTTGGCAACGGCGGCCCGGACTACACGTACCGCGTGGAATTCCAGCCCCGCGAGCCCACGTTGAGCTTGTACGTGCTGGACACCCGCCGGTACGACACCCAGACGCGCAAAAACGTGGTGGTCGCGCGCGGCAACCGATTCCCGCTGGTCATCCAGGCGCGACGCGGCAATTTCGGGGGGGCGCTCGAATTGAGCACCAAGGATTTCCCCAAAGGCATCACCCTGCACGCTGCGCCGATGGCGAGCAATAAATCCTCCCAAACCATCGTCTTTGAGGCCGCGGCCGATGCGCCAATCGGCGGCACGTTGGGCGATCTTATGGGCAAACTCATGGGTGAAAAGGTCGCGGACATCAGCGGCGGGATTTGGCAAAACTATGATCTCGTGCAAAGCGGTAATCGCGGTGTGTATTATAAAACTTGGGTGGACAAAATGGCTGTTGTCGTGGTGGAGGAATTGCCATTCAAGATCCGCATCGAAGAGCTCAAGGCGCCGCTCGTGCGCGCGGGGACGCTGCCGCTCAAGATCATTGCCGAACGCAAAGAGGGCTTCAACGGAAACATCAACGTCCAGATGCTTACCCGTCCGCCGGGACTCAGCTGCAGTTCGAACATCAACATCCCCGCCGGCAAAAACGAAATCACCTATCTCTTTAGCGCCAACACCGCCGCCGAAATTCTGGACCACAAAATTGCGATGCTGGGCACC from Limisphaerales bacterium encodes the following:
- a CDS encoding DUF1501 domain-containing protein, which produces MGGLGLGLTLGDFLSLEANAAGEDWRDVAKQSKPGKAKNIINIFLPGGSAHQESWDPKYLSPAEYRGPLGTVKTNTGERFSQNLKNTAKVADKIAVIRSMTHGEAAHERGTHNMMTGIRPSPAVIFPSIGSIVSHEFGPRKNLPPYVAIPSQSRNGGTGYLGSAYGPFSLGADPGNANFRVRDLALPNGIDASRFSKRRDMRSIVDGHFSALEKSDALAGMDSFYQRAYAMISSPEARDAFDLNKEPAKLRDEYGRNTAGGRFLLARRLVESGVRMVSTTYGGWDHHSNIAAANGGQMPAFDQAFAALIRDLDTRGMLDETLVLVTSEFGRTPKINATAGRDHWPKVFSVVMAGGGVKGGYIHGMSDPTGAEPEEDPVHVPDWAATVYSLIGIDPQRRLVGPGNRPMPINYDGEILKEALT
- a CDS encoding PPC domain-containing protein → MKTMKHWMLMLGMAGLVWSAAAVDPRLSYLSPGGVQLGKETEVTFRGLRLANAEDIFFYHSGVKLVKITEKNDRFVKALIKTEANCPLGEHKARVRTRGGVTELRTFFVGPFPMVTKVTPKAGEGPQKLPLNCTVAGSVSAESVDRFAVDVKKGQRISAEVESIRLGRGFYDPYVAIENSKGFIVARSDDTPLFVQDCFASAVAKEDDVYTIVLRETSYGALGGYRLHVGTFPRPTAVYPAGGQQGKELEVKFIDKVAGDFKQKYAAPEPKSFEATFGQQDQPCFRDLAVFPQAEGVVAPSGNKVRVSPFPNELEAEPNNSVGEARLIEAPLPLALNGIIQAKGDEDWFRFTAKKGQRYDVRVYARKLRSPIDTVMYICNKDGRTLASNDDSGGPDSYISWTVPADGEYTLRIRDHLGNGGPDYTYRVEFQPREPTLSLYVLDTRRYDTQTRKNVVVARGNRFPLVIQARRGNFGGALELSTKDFPKGITLHAAPMASNKSSQTIVFEAAADAPIGGTLGDLMGKLMGEKVADISGGIWQNYDLVQSGNRGVYYKTWVDKMAVVVVEELPFKIRIEELKAPLVRAGTLPLKIIAERKEGFNGNINVQMLTRPPGLSCSSNINIPAGKNEITYLFSANTAAEILDHKIAMLGTASVSGGTAYVSTQLTSLKIADYFMVGKITPATTTQGYPTALKVDLTNRTKFPGTATVELVGLPTGTTTTKLEMTQDTKSLTFPITVADNARAGLHRTVYCKMTLNHTGHTVTQTLGGRGTLRINVPPAAPSIKKPGDGSLGKVVVAK